From Bacillus sp. FSL K6-3431, the proteins below share one genomic window:
- the comGC gene encoding competence type IV pilus major pilin ComGC → MKNLINNQKAFTLIEMMIVLLVITIILLVALPNVTKHSSSINEKGCLAYVQMLQGQVEAYRLENSAIPDAAKLKEYIGSTNELACPNGNLIAIDASGKVTAKVQSN, encoded by the coding sequence ATGAAAAATTTAATAAACAATCAAAAAGCCTTTACCTTAATAGAAATGATGATTGTTTTACTCGTTATTACGATTATCCTGCTTGTTGCATTACCTAATGTAACAAAACATAGCTCATCAATAAATGAGAAGGGGTGCCTGGCATATGTGCAAATGCTTCAAGGACAGGTTGAAGCATATCGCTTGGAAAATAGTGCTATTCCTGATGCTGCCAAATTAAAGGAATATATTGGATCAACTAACGAACTAGCTTGCCCCAATGGGAATCTGATCGCAATTGATGCTTCTGGAAAAGTAACAGCAAAAGTACAGAGTAATTAA